The genomic interval AGGCCGGCGTGAACATCCGCGGGCGCTTTCTCATCGATCCCGAGGGGATCATCCAGGCCATGGAGGTGATGACGCCCCCCGTGGGACGCAACGTCGCGGAGTTGATCAGGCAGGTCAAGGCCTTCCAGCACGTGGCGAAGACGGGAGAGGTGATGCCGTCCGGGTGGCAGCCGGGCAAGCCCACCCTGAAGCCCGGGCCGGACCTGGCGGGCAAGGTGTGGAAGGTCTGGAAACCGGACGCAGCCTTTTAAGCCCCATGCCTATCCCTCGCGTACCCGCGAGGCGCCGTTCCCATCTCCTTCGCCCGGCGACCCCCGCCGACCGGGGGACATGGTAATACATGGCAAACGCGAGAGCCGCGTGGTGATTCCCGCGTAAGGGAAAAGCGGGTTCCCGCGAGGTAAGGGAGGGAATGATGAGAGGCATGGTCGTTTACAAGAGCTGGTGGGGAAGCTGCAAGAGGATCGCCGAGGCGATCGGAGAGGGCCTGGGCGAGGCCGGGCACGAGGTGCAGGTGGTCGCGGTGGAGGATGCGGGCAAGCCGGATCCCTCCCTGGACTTCGTGGTCATCGGTGCCGCCACGAGGTGGCCCGGCGCCTGGCCGAAGATCAAGCGTTACGCGAAAAAATTTACCGGGAAGGGTTTCGCCGGCAAGCCCTTCGCGACCTTCAGCACGGGGGCCACCGTGAACGACGAGGAGCCCCTCACGCAGGCCTCCGAGGTGCTCTACGGGATCCTCGAGGCGCGCGGCCTGGTTCCACTCGCGCCGCCCTTCAAGGCCGCCATCGAGGGATACAAGCCGCCCGGGAAGGGGGAGGACAGGGGCACGCTCCCCGAGGGCGAGGTGGCGCGCGCCCGGGAGTTCGGGCGGGAACTGGGCGGGAAACTTTCAAGCCGCTAGTCCCGCGGGTTCGTTCGCCTGAGGCATACGCGGGATAGGCCTACGTTTGACCGCAGCGGAGGTCGGGTTAAACGGAAGCTTGCCCTGCAGGGTCAACAGGCCGCGGGGAAGAAATGTGAAGATAAAAAGCCCCAAGAACCGGGGGGCGTTAAAGCCCTTGGAAGACCTACCCCCACTTATTATCCTGGAGGAGGCCGGATAGAGACGACTTGCCTTAAGTTTCAGTTTATGTTATAGTTTCAGCATAATGCTGAAACTAATATATTAAGTGAAACTCAAATGAAGGAAAAAGAGATCCGGGAAAAAATCCTGAAGGAAGTCAAAGAGGTTTTAGGCGGGACCGGCTTCTTGGAGGTCATCCGAGTAGTTGAAAGCCCGACCATTAATAATGAAAAGACTGGAGTCGGGTTATTCTGTCCCGATTTCGCGATAGGGGTAAGGTTAGCTTCCGGAAAGACCATCGATCTCCTGTTTGAAATAAAAACAAATGCCCAACCTCGTTTCGTTCGGTCGGCTGCTCTAACCATGAGGGATGCCTGCAGCAAGCTACGGAATTCGTATTGTGTCCTCGGTGCGCCGTATTTTTCTGAAGCATCAAAGAAAATATGCCGCGAGTATGGCATAGGTTATATTGACCTCACTGGAAATTCGTTTCTCAACTTCGAAAGCGCGTTCATTAAGACGGAGGGAAAACCCAATCCGTTTGTCAGTACCAGGCCGCTGAGAAACCTGTTCTCCCCGAAATCAACCAGGATACTCAGGGTTCTTTTAGAAAACCCAAAGCAGGAATGGTATGTGAAAGACATGGCCAAAGAGGCAAAGGTAAGCTTGGGGCAAGCCTCCAATGTTAAGCAGCGACTTCTGGATTTCGAGTACGCGGTGGAAGTGCCTGGCCAAAAACAGAAGAAGATCCGCCTGGCTGATCCGGAGAAGCTGCTTAAAGACTGGGCTGATAACTATA from Actinomycetota bacterium carries:
- a CDS encoding flavodoxin family protein, with product MMRGMVVYKSWWGSCKRIAEAIGEGLGEAGHEVQVVAVEDAGKPDPSLDFVVIGAATRWPGAWPKIKRYAKKFTGKGFAGKPFATFSTGATVNDEEPLTQASEVLYGILEARGLVPLAPPFKAAIEGYKPPGKGEDRGTLPEGEVARAREFGRELGGKLSSR
- a CDS encoding redoxin domain-containing protein, with protein sequence MSAVAVKYGELKKLGVEVLAMSVDSRFSHKIWQEEELSKMVKGGVPFPMLSDAGGRIGRAYGVYDEEAGVNIRGRFLIDPEGIIQAMEVMTPPVGRNVAELIRQVKAFQHVAKTGEVMPSGWQPGKPTLKPGPDLAGKVWKVWKPDAAF